From Cricetulus griseus strain 17A/GY chromosome 1 unlocalized genomic scaffold, alternate assembly CriGri-PICRH-1.0 chr1_0, whole genome shotgun sequence, a single genomic window includes:
- the LOC100767900 gene encoding olfactory receptor 6C6: MKNQSVEIVFILLGLTDDPQLQILIFLFLFFNYILSLMGNLVIILLTLLDSRLKTPMYFFLRNFSFLEIAFTSACIPRFLMSILTGDKTISYNSCAAQLFFFFLLLITEFYLLAAMSYDRYVAICRPLHYPIIMNSKVCHLLVISSWVTGFLVIFPPLLLGLKLEFCASKTIDHFLCDTSPVLQLSCTDTRFIELMAFALAVMTLVITLILVILSYTLIIKTILKFPSAQQRKKAFSTCSSHMVVVSITYGSCIFMYMKTSAKERVTLNKSVAVLNTSVAPLLNPFIYTLRNQQVKDAFKQVFHRLRSSQNNGLRFRHK, from the coding sequence atgaagaaccAATCTGTGGAGATAGTGTTCATTTTGCTGGGACTGACAGATGACCCTCAGCTACAAATTctgattttcctgtttctgtttttcaattaCATCTTGAGCCTGATGGGGAACTTAGTGATCATCCTCCTCACCCTGCTGGATTCCCGCCTCAAGACTCCAATGTATTTCTTCCTCAGGAATTTCTCCTTCCTAGAAATTGCATTCACATCTGCCTGCATTCCACGTTTCTTGATGAGCATTCTCACTGGCGACAAAACAATTTCCTACAATTCTTGTGCAGCTCAATTATTCTTCTTCTTTCTATTACTAATCACAGAGTTTTACCTCCTGGCTGCCATGTCCTATGATCGCTATGTAGCCATCTGCAGACCACTACATTACCCCATCATCATGAACAGCAAAGTGTGTCACCTGCTGGTCATCAGCTCCTGGGTGACTGGGTTCTTAGTCATTTTTCCCCCTTTGCTCTTGGGACTCAAACTGGAATTCTGTGCTTCCAAAACAATAGATCACTTCCTATGTGACACTTCTCCTGTCCTCCAGCTGTCTTGCACAGATACACGTTTTATAGAATTGATGGCTTTTGCCTTAGCTGTAATGACACTTGTCATCACCTTGATCTTGGTGATCCTCTCTTACACACTCATCATCAAAACCATCCTAAAGTTCCCTTCAGCTCAACAACGGAAAAAGGCCTTTTCCACCTGCTCCTCACACATGGTCGTTGTCTCCATCACTTATGGGAGTTGTATCTTCATGTACATGAAAACATCGGCCAAGGAGAGGGTGACTTTAAATAAAAGTGTAGCTGTGCTCAACACTTCTGTGGCCCCTTTGCTAAACCCTTTCATTTACACCCTAAGGAACCAGCAGGTGAAGGATGCTTTCAAACAGGTGTTTCACAGATTGCGTTCTTCTCAAAACAATGGGTTAAGATTTAGGCACAAATAG